In Microbulbifer elongatus, the DNA window CAGTAGCTCCAGTAGCTCCGGCGGTAGCGGTAGCGGCAGTTCCAGTAGCTCCTCCGGTGGCACTTCCTCCGGCAGTTCCTCCTCCTCGGGCGGTTCGTCTTCCGGCGCTGACCTGGGGAGTATCGTGCCCCTGTATGACGGCAGTACACCTCTGGAACCCGCCATCACGGTTGAAACACCAACGGCGTTGATAACCCGTTTTTCCGACCGGGCTCGTGATCGCCATGCGAAAGAAGATATGTTCCAGGCGTACGATCACTACCTCAGTTTTTACTGGGAGGATCGCACCGCTTCTATCGAAATTATTGATGAAGTGGCCAAGGGTGGGGACTCGGTGCGAATGAATGTACGCACCCAGTTCAAGCTGAGTGATACCGAAGCAGAGAATCGCTGGTTTTATCGTGGCGTTGGCACCGTGGCGGAATACTGTGACAACGGAGTGATGGTGGTTGTCGATCAGTACAACTACTACAAGGAGCGTACCTATAACTGCCGGGAAGGTCGCAACATTCAGGTGGGTGACAAGCTGGAGTTTGAAATTAGTCAGTTTCTGGACCCCAGCGTGCCGAACGGTCGTGCAAATTATTACGGAACTACGTTCCTGTATATCGTGGGTGAGGGACTGGTTCCCTGGGATGTTGGCGGCGCGACACCGTTTGGTGGAATAAAAGACTCGGTCAAAATTCCCGAGACGGCATGGCTCGGTGGCGAAACCACAATACACGCACTGACCTCCGGTGAAACGGATAACCACTATATGCAGATGGCCACCAATCTTGGCTACGACAATGCGCAACCGTTTATGCGTGGTCGCCGGGTTCTGCACAGCTCTGCGGTCGATGGTGTTCACGATGAGAATCCCATTGATAATCCGCCCTTTGCACCGATGACAGGCCTTGCCGGGCCGCACTATATCAACGACAGTTGCGCCAGCTGTCACCAGCGCAATGGCCGTGCGGTACCGGCAGCGGTAGGCGAACCTCTGGATAAATGGACCTTCAAGGTGGCAGCGGCCAGTGGTGCGCCCGATCCGTACCTGGGTTCCGCATTGCAGCCGAAAGCACGCAGTGGCGCCGCCAGTGAAGGACAGGTTTCCATCGCCAGCTGGAGCGAACAGAACGGCCTGCGCGCGCCGAACTATGCCTTTACCGGCGTGGTCCCGGAGCGCTTTTCCGCGCGTATTGCCCCAAGCATTGTGGGCATGGGGCTGCTGGAAGCCATCGACGAAACTGTACTGATTGCGCTGGCCGATCCTGAAGATAGTGACAGCGATGGAATTTCCGGGCGCGTCAACCGGGTGATTGATCCGGAAACCGGAGACACGCGTCTGGGGCGCTTTGGTTGGAAAGCCGGGGTGGCCAGTATCCGGCACCAGCTGGCTCGAGCACTCAACACGGATATGGGGGTGATGACTTCGGTATTCCCGCAACCGGATTGCGGTAGCAGCCAGAACGACTGCGGTGCGTCCGGTGCGGAGCTGGCCGATAGCCATCTGCAGGACCTGACCAAATACGTGGCCCTGCTCGGCGTGCGCCCGCAACGAAACTATGACGACCCTTCAGTGGTAAGCGGCCAGCAGCTGTTTACGGACATCGGGTGCGCCAGCTGTCATACGCCCACCCACCAAACCAGTGCGCAGCATCCCTTTGCAGAACTGCGTAATCAGACCATTCACCCCTATACCGATCTGCTGTTGCACGATATGGGGCCGGGGCTTGCGGATAACCTGGGAGAAGGTGAGGCCACTGGTGCAGAGTGGCGTACGCCTGCACTCTGGGGGCTGGGCTTGTCGGCCTGTGTGACCGGTGGGGTGGAAAACCCAAGCGGCGGTCAGGGCAATGAAGTGTGTACCCCGCAGCACGGGTATCTTCACGATGGTCGGGCACGCAGTATCGATGAGGCGATTCGCTGGCACGGCGGTGAGGGACAGGCTTCCAACGATGCCTATCAGAATCTCAGCGGTGCTCAGCAGCAGGACCTGCTGAACTTCCTGAACTCTCTCTGAGGCGAAGTACAAATCCTCGAGTACAACACCAAAGGGCGCGGAGCATTTTCCGCGCCTTTTTTGTGTCCGCTATTGAAGTTTGCGTGGCCCAGGTTCTGTACCGGTGGAAG includes these proteins:
- a CDS encoding di-heme oxidoredictase family protein, whose translation is MPDIPLITSTAVALALLFPLPVLAQQSNLATGASVSASTADLPANNAIDGDTGTRWASAGQTDPSWIALDLGQPYDLDQVEIFWEAANPETYEIWGSNNGVDWATLSVQTGGQFGHRTDTVDVSGIYQHVRIQGLTRSAGNYWGYSIWELGVFGSPANCDSGCVLAVDDSTFEARVTGGDIVDLHYSVNGGGQINVRMQESAGLWTYAIPGLSDGDLVTVSFTKITAGVGQNIPAKDYVFSGPGGSSSSSSSSSSSSSSSSSGGSSSSSSSSGGSGSGSSSSSSGGTSSGSSSSSGGSSSGADLGSIVPLYDGSTPLEPAITVETPTALITRFSDRARDRHAKEDMFQAYDHYLSFYWEDRTASIEIIDEVAKGGDSVRMNVRTQFKLSDTEAENRWFYRGVGTVAEYCDNGVMVVVDQYNYYKERTYNCREGRNIQVGDKLEFEISQFLDPSVPNGRANYYGTTFLYIVGEGLVPWDVGGATPFGGIKDSVKIPETAWLGGETTIHALTSGETDNHYMQMATNLGYDNAQPFMRGRRVLHSSAVDGVHDENPIDNPPFAPMTGLAGPHYINDSCASCHQRNGRAVPAAVGEPLDKWTFKVAAASGAPDPYLGSALQPKARSGAASEGQVSIASWSEQNGLRAPNYAFTGVVPERFSARIAPSIVGMGLLEAIDETVLIALADPEDSDSDGISGRVNRVIDPETGDTRLGRFGWKAGVASIRHQLARALNTDMGVMTSVFPQPDCGSSQNDCGASGAELADSHLQDLTKYVALLGVRPQRNYDDPSVVSGQQLFTDIGCASCHTPTHQTSAQHPFAELRNQTIHPYTDLLLHDMGPGLADNLGEGEATGAEWRTPALWGLGLSACVTGGVENPSGGQGNEVCTPQHGYLHDGRARSIDEAIRWHGGEGQASNDAYQNLSGAQQQDLLNFLNSL